A DNA window from Vigna angularis cultivar LongXiaoDou No.4 chromosome 1, ASM1680809v1, whole genome shotgun sequence contains the following coding sequences:
- the LOC108319387 gene encoding berberine bridge enzyme-like 13 yields the protein MVSPIIPLSLLVLLLSVSLANSASLEQSFVQCLKLNSGTNSSPDSLTYSPSNPSFISILDSTAQNLRCLVPSAPKPEFIFTPDGDSLVQAAVICSKKLGIHFIVRSGGHDYEGISYVSEIENPFIIIDLVKLRGINVDIKSNTAWVQAGATTGELYYRIYEKSSIHGFPAGLCTSLGIGGHITGGAYGSMMRKYGLGVDNVIDAKIVDANGRILDRKAMGEDLFWAIRGGGGGSFGILLWWKVNLVPVPPTVTVFTVTKSIEQGATKILHRWQEVAPYVDENLFTRVIIQPSSASNKTQRTVTTSYNALFLGGASTLLQIMKKSFPELGLTRKDCLETSWIKSVLYVAGFPSGTPPEVLLKGKPTFKNFFKAKSDFVRKPIPETGLEGLWQKLLIEDSPLMIWNPYGGKMNQFSESDTPFPHRNGTLYKIQYLTLWEKGDKNPAKHIDWIRKLYNYMGPYVSSFPREAYVNYRDLDLGENTKNSTTYEKARSWGYSYYKNNFEKLVRIKSEVDPQNVFRHEQSIPTRRF from the coding sequence ATGGTGTCTCCAATCATACCCTTGTCACTTTTAGTCCTCCTTCTATCAGTTTCATTGGCTAATTCAGCTTCACTTGAACAAAGTTTTGTCCAATGTCTCAAATTGAATTCAGGAACAAACTCTTCACCTGATTCATTAACTTACAGTCCAAGCAACCCTTCATTCATCAGCATCCTTGATTCAACCGCACAGAACCTAAGATGTTTGGTGCCTTCAGCACCAAAACCTGAGTTTATATTCACCCCCGACGGTGATTCTCTTGTCCAAGCAGCAGTAATTTGCTCGAAGAAACTTGGAATACACTTCATTGTGAGAAGTGGAGGCCATGACTATGAGGGAATCTCTTATGTTTCAGAAATCGAGAACCCCTTCATAATTATTGACCTGGTCAAGCTCCGTGGCATCAATGTTGATATCAAAAGCAACACTGCTTGGGTTCAAGCTGGTGCCACGACTGGTGAACTGTACTACAGAATATATGAGAAGAGTTCCATTCATGGTTTCCCTGCAGGCCTTTGCACAAGCTTAGGCATTGGAGGGCACATTACAGGAGGAGCATATGGAAGCATGATGAGAAAGTATGGTCTTGGGGTGGATAATGTCATAGATGCTAAAATTGTTGATGCCAATGGCAGAATTCTTGACAGGAAAGCCATGGGGGAAGACCTGTTTTGGGCAATAAGAGGAGGTGGAGGTGGAAGCTTTGGCATCCTTCTTTGGTGGAAGGTAAACCTGGTTCCAGTGCCACCAACTGTGACTGTTTTTACAGTTACCAAGAGCATTGAACAAGGTGCAACCAAGATTCTTCACAGATGGCAGGAAGTGGCTCCTTATGTTGATGAAAACCTGTTCACCAGAGTCATCATTCAGCCATCCAGTGCTTCAAATAAGACTCAGAGGACTGTCACAACTTCTTACAATGCTCTCTTCCTTGGTGGGGCAAGCACACTCCTCCAAATCATGAAGAAAAGCTTCCCTGAGTTGGGTTTGACAAGAAAGGATTGCTTGGAAACTAGCTGGATCAAATCTGTGCTTTATGTTGCAGGCTTTCCAAGTGGCACCCCTCCTGAAGTACTTCTCAAAGGAAAGCCAACATTCAAGAACTTCTTCAAGGCCAAATCAGATTTTGTGAGAAAACCAATACCAGAAACGGGTCTTGAAGGGCTGTGGCAAAAGTTGCTGATAGAAGATAGCCCCTTGATGATTTGGAACCCGTATGGTGGAAAGATGAACCAGTTTTCAGAATCTGACACCCCATTTCCTCACAGAAATGGAACACTGTATAAAATTCAGTACCTGACTTTGTGGGAAAAGGGAGACAAGAATCCTGCAAAGCACATAGATTGGATTAGGAAGCTTTACAACTATATGGGTCCTTATGTTTCTAGCTTCCCAAGGGAAGCATATGTGAATTACAGGGACCTTGATTTGGGAGAAAACACCAAGAACAGTACGACCTACGAAAAGGCACGTTCTTGGGGCTATAGTTATTACAAGAACAACTTCGAAAAATTGGTAAGGATTAAGAGCGAAGTGGATCCTCAAAACGTCTTCAGGCATGAGCAGAGTATCCCAACTCGTCGATTCTGA